In one window of Gudongella oleilytica DNA:
- a CDS encoding diacylglycerol/lipid kinase family protein, with protein MSKYLFLVNPVAGGGKALGYVDHIKATMDEYGLMYKMMTSTRPGEATTIVEDNPDCDICVAVGGDGTANEVARGILSRGKGIMGILPGGTGNDLGKSLGIEENLDEALKKLIQCRTREIDLGKAKDKFFFNISSLGFDSEVVRHTDRIKRFVKGKAAYILGVITALIVYRSRRMVFEVDGNHIERKATLVAVGNGRYYGGGMMILPMAKVDDGLLDVCVVKDISNLRILTLFPTIFKGDHVKYDKYVEFHTAKKIVVRAEGSYLLNIDGELFEIKDEEVEFKLADERLTVIC; from the coding sequence ATGTCCAAATATCTCTTTTTAGTTAATCCGGTTGCCGGAGGAGGCAAGGCTTTGGGTTATGTAGATCATATCAAGGCTACAATGGATGAGTATGGTTTGATGTACAAGATGATGACGTCAACCAGACCGGGTGAAGCCACAACGATAGTCGAGGATAACCCTGATTGTGATATTTGTGTTGCGGTTGGAGGGGATGGAACTGCAAATGAGGTAGCACGTGGAATACTAAGCCGGGGCAAAGGCATAATGGGAATATTACCGGGAGGGACTGGCAATGACCTCGGCAAGTCACTGGGGATAGAAGAGAATCTCGATGAAGCCCTGAAAAAGCTCATACAATGCAGGACCAGGGAAATTGATCTTGGAAAGGCCAAGGATAAATTCTTTTTCAATATATCCAGCCTTGGATTTGACTCAGAGGTCGTAAGACATACTGATAGAATAAAGAGGTTTGTAAAAGGCAAGGCCGCATATATACTTGGAGTAATAACCGCTCTGATCGTTTACAGGAGCAGAAGGATGGTTTTTGAGGTAGATGGAAACCACATTGAAAGGAAGGCCACACTGGTTGCTGTTGGGAATGGAAGGTATTATGGGGGCGGTATGATGATCTTGCCCATGGCTAAGGTAGACGACGGCCTGCTGGATGTATGTGTAGTCAAGGATATCAGCAACCTGAGGATACTTACTTTGTTTCCAACTATTTTTAAGGGAGATCACGTTAAGTACGACAAGTACGTTGAGTTTCATACAGCTAAAAAGATCGTAGTAAGGGCAGAAGGAAGCTATTTATTGAATATTGACGGAGAGTTATTTGAAATAAAGGATGAGGAAGTGGAGTTCAAGCTGGCTGATGAAAGGCTTACAGTCATTTGTTAA
- a CDS encoding DUF4446 family protein, with translation MTVLLEYMENNGSMILLILAVCFVILAGLLAVTYVSLRKQRNRYYELTRDLEGVSFEDLIIQLNRDISNLNRDVNLIESNILSIETKLTFALQKIGFIRYNAFEDIGSDLSFSIALLDAYNNGFVITSMYGREKSVSFAKQVKNGKSSIPISPEERMAIERAVRGEKPLDSFSRGGENVQISLFS, from the coding sequence ATGACTGTATTGCTTGAATATATGGAAAATAATGGAAGCATGATACTATTGATTCTCGCAGTCTGTTTTGTGATTTTGGCGGGATTATTGGCTGTAACATATGTTAGTTTAAGAAAGCAGAGGAATAGGTACTATGAACTTACAAGGGATCTGGAAGGGGTAAGTTTTGAGGACCTGATCATTCAGCTTAACAGAGACATATCAAATCTAAACAGGGATGTAAACCTTATAGAAAGCAACATTCTCTCAATCGAGACAAAGCTTACTTTCGCGCTGCAAAAAATTGGATTCATACGATACAATGCGTTTGAGGACATAGGAAGTGACCTTAGTTTTTCCATAGCACTTTTGGATGCATACAACAATGGTTTTGTAATTACAAGTATGTATGGAAGAGAAAAATCCGTTAGCTTTGCCAAGCAGGTAAAAAACGGGAAATCCAGCATCCCAATATCTCCTGAGGAGAGAATGGCCATAGAAAGAGCTGTAAGAGGGGAGAAGCCTTTGGATTCCTTTTCCAGAGGAGGGGAAAATGTCCAAATATCTCTTTTTAGTTAA
- a CDS encoding aminotransferase class V-fold PLP-dependent enzyme has translation MYYFDNAATSFPKPQKVYDKMLEAMMEYGANPGRSGHKLALRAGREIFNTRQLLSELFGIGDPLDIAFTFNCTESLNIGIQGILKPGDHVVTTSMEHNSVLRPIKALERYGVEHTIVWADEKGRLAKEGIEAAIKQNTALIVMTHMSNLLGTIMPITEVGMLARSKGIPFLVDAAQSAGVVSIDVVRDNIDILAFPGHKGLFGPQGTGGIYVRKGISLEPLTYGGTGSASYSMIQPEIMPDMLESGTPNAPGIAALGEGIKFIKETGVMKIRKHEEDLLQHFLEESKNIEGIKIYGPENTIEQLGVAAFNLRDMDSSHLAYILSEEYGILARPGLHCAPLAHETIGTTEQGAVRFSFGIFNDHTEIEHAIKALREISRQI, from the coding sequence ATGTACTATTTTGATAATGCAGCAACCAGCTTTCCAAAGCCTCAAAAAGTATATGACAAAATGCTTGAAGCGATGATGGAATATGGAGCAAATCCCGGGAGATCAGGCCATAAGCTCGCCCTGAGAGCCGGGAGGGAGATTTTTAATACAAGGCAGCTGCTTTCTGAGTTGTTTGGAATTGGGGATCCTCTGGACATAGCCTTCACCTTCAATTGCACCGAGAGCCTTAATATAGGTATTCAGGGAATATTAAAGCCAGGTGACCATGTAGTGACTACTTCAATGGAGCACAATTCGGTCTTAAGGCCAATAAAGGCATTGGAAAGATATGGAGTAGAGCATACAATAGTCTGGGCAGATGAAAAGGGCAGGCTGGCAAAAGAAGGCATTGAAGCTGCAATAAAACAGAACACTGCTTTAATAGTGATGACACATATGTCTAACTTACTGGGAACGATCATGCCAATTACTGAAGTGGGGATGCTTGCAAGGTCGAAGGGTATTCCATTTTTGGTTGATGCTGCCCAATCAGCAGGTGTGGTTTCAATAGACGTGGTCAGGGACAACATAGATATTCTTGCGTTTCCAGGGCATAAAGGCTTGTTTGGACCTCAGGGGACAGGAGGGATTTATGTTAGGAAGGGAATATCGTTGGAGCCCTTGACATACGGAGGCACGGGAAGTGCATCCTATTCGATGATCCAGCCAGAAATCATGCCTGATATGCTGGAAAGCGGAACTCCCAATGCACCAGGGATAGCTGCATTGGGTGAAGGGATAAAGTTCATAAAAGAGACTGGGGTAATGAAGATCAGGAAGCATGAAGAGGATCTATTACAGCACTTTTTAGAGGAATCTAAAAATATCGAAGGGATCAAGATTTATGGACCTGAAAATACCATTGAACAGCTTGGAGTAGCCGCCTTCAATCTTAGGGATATGGACTCATCACATCTTGCATATATACTAAGTGAGGAATATGGGATCCTGGCACGACCTGGTCTTCATTGTGCTCCGTTGGCGCATGAAACCATAGGTACTACCGAGCAAGGAGCAGTAAGATTCAGCTTCGGGATTTTTAACGATCACACAGAAATCGAGCATGCTATTAAGGCACTTAGGGAGATATCCAGACAAATATAG
- a CDS encoding cyclodeaminase/cyclohydrolase family protein gives MLIELTAKDYVRSVSSESPTPGGGSVAALAGSLGGALTNMVGNLTIGKKVYDGVPQEQKVNMEEAFQRIDKLIEELILIVDEDSTAFDDVMRAFKLPKETDEEKKLRTSAIQEGYKKAMEVPLRCAEKCLEILRLQDVFANYGNVNAITDVGVGTLLAYTGLEGALFNVIINLKSIKDQEYKAQIEGKLDALMEEGKRLKEEMLAIVYKRLL, from the coding sequence ATGTTGATAGAATTGACTGCCAAAGATTATGTTAGAAGTGTTTCAAGTGAGAGTCCAACTCCTGGCGGGGGCAGTGTTGCCGCTCTTGCAGGGAGCCTGGGAGGAGCACTTACCAACATGGTTGGCAATCTTACAATAGGGAAAAAGGTTTATGACGGAGTTCCACAAGAACAGAAAGTTAATATGGAGGAAGCCTTTCAAAGGATAGACAAACTAATTGAGGAGCTTATCCTTATAGTTGATGAGGATTCGACGGCTTTTGATGATGTCATGAGGGCATTTAAGCTTCCAAAGGAAACTGATGAGGAGAAAAAACTCAGGACCAGCGCAATTCAGGAAGGCTATAAAAAGGCGATGGAGGTACCCTTAAGATGTGCTGAAAAATGCCTTGAAATACTAAGACTTCAGGATGTTTTTGCAAACTATGGCAATGTAAATGCTATCACGGACGTGGGTGTAGGTACCCTTCTGGCATACACTGGCCTTGAGGGAGCGCTTTTTAACGTCATAATCAATCTCAAGAGCATAAAGGACCAGGAATATAAGGCTCAAATCGAGGGCAAGCTGGATGCATTGATGGAGGAAGGAAAGAGATTAAAGGAAGAAATGCTTGCGATAGTTTATAAGAGGCTGTTATAA
- a CDS encoding PhzF family phenazine biosynthesis protein, translating into MEINIFQVDAFTNTPFGGNPAGVVTKSKGLKDDDMQRIANEMNLSETVFIRQIEDCYFMVRYFTPSCEVDLCGHATIAGIFTLAKKGYIKAIEKGTKKARIETRLGPLTVDIAFSGYEPQYIVMEQETPRAIGKVDEINELADAMGIKVEDIGVDGTSAVPEIVSTGLPDIIMPVRNETVLKDIRVDNQALTALSNRLGVTGVHAFALDKDLEDEAVARNFAPAVGIPEEAATGTSNGALIYYLKSNNILKGERLFVRQGQYMNRPSQIACFISKGDAGFKVKVGGSAVIVLEGIMKF; encoded by the coding sequence ATGGAAATAAATATATTTCAGGTGGATGCTTTTACAAATACTCCATTCGGAGGAAATCCTGCGGGAGTTGTGACCAAATCAAAAGGTCTTAAGGACGACGATATGCAGCGAATTGCCAATGAGATGAATCTTTCAGAGACTGTTTTTATAAGGCAGATTGAGGATTGTTACTTCATGGTAAGATACTTCACGCCTTCATGCGAGGTGGATCTTTGCGGGCATGCGACGATAGCGGGAATATTTACCCTTGCGAAGAAAGGATACATTAAAGCTATAGAAAAGGGCACTAAAAAGGCAAGAATCGAAACCAGGCTTGGACCACTTACGGTAGACATCGCATTCTCAGGCTATGAGCCCCAATACATTGTAATGGAGCAGGAGACTCCAAGGGCAATCGGCAAGGTGGATGAAATAAATGAACTGGCAGATGCCATGGGTATAAAGGTCGAGGATATAGGAGTCGATGGAACAAGTGCAGTACCGGAGATTGTATCGACTGGTCTTCCGGATATAATAATGCCTGTAAGAAACGAAACAGTGCTTAAGGACATAAGAGTCGATAATCAGGCACTGACTGCACTAAGCAACAGATTGGGAGTAACAGGCGTTCATGCATTTGCACTGGACAAGGACCTTGAAGATGAGGCAGTTGCAAGGAACTTTGCCCCGGCAGTGGGAATACCTGAAGAGGCTGCCACAGGTACGTCAAATGGTGCATTGATCTATTACTTGAAGTCAAACAACATTCTTAAGGGTGAAAGACTTTTTGTAAGACAGGGGCAATATATGAACAGACCTAGCCAGATAGCTTGTTTTATAAGCAAGGGGGATGCGGGGTTCAAGGTCAAGGTAGGGGGTTCAGCTGTAATAGTACTTGAGGGGATAATGAAATTTTGA
- a CDS encoding ParB/RepB/Spo0J family partition protein → MNAKKRGLGKGLSALIQDKEKAEELISDVKLNPSEAVEEIEISRIIPKSDQPRKIFDEDALNDLKASIKENGVIQPIILRRKDDRYEIIAGERRWRAAKAAGLERIPSIVREIDEETAAKISLIENVQRENLNPIEEAEAYKRLMNEYSLKQEELAKAVGKSRSYISNSIRLLNLDERIIGYIYEGKLTGGHGKALLAIKNHEDQLEAANRIIELGMNVREAEEKAKVSKKRSKRNKKAKELFMIELEEKLMGALGTKVTLNHGRKSGRIEIEYYDDDDLERLIDLIVG, encoded by the coding sequence ATGAACGCTAAAAAAAGGGGACTGGGCAAGGGCCTGTCTGCATTGATTCAGGATAAGGAAAAGGCTGAGGAGCTTATCAGTGATGTGAAGCTGAACCCTTCAGAGGCGGTAGAGGAAATCGAGATCTCAAGAATAATTCCAAAGTCGGATCAACCGAGAAAAATCTTTGACGAAGACGCTCTGAACGATCTAAAAGCTTCCATAAAGGAAAACGGAGTTATACAGCCAATTATTTTGAGAAGAAAAGACGATCGATATGAAATAATAGCTGGTGAAAGGCGATGGAGAGCAGCCAAGGCAGCAGGTCTTGAAAGGATCCCCTCAATTGTTAGAGAAATAGATGAGGAAACGGCTGCCAAAATTTCTCTTATTGAGAATGTCCAAAGGGAAAATTTAAACCCTATTGAAGAGGCAGAGGCATATAAAAGACTTATGAACGAGTACAGCCTGAAGCAGGAAGAGCTGGCAAAGGCTGTGGGGAAGAGCAGATCATATATTAGCAACAGCATTAGACTCTTGAATCTCGATGAACGAATAATAGGATATATATATGAAGGAAAGCTGACCGGAGGTCATGGCAAGGCGTTATTGGCCATTAAGAATCACGAGGATCAGCTTGAGGCTGCTAATAGAATTATTGAGCTGGGCATGAATGTCAGAGAGGCCGAAGAGAAGGCCAAGGTTTCAAAAAAGAGATCTAAAAGGAATAAAAAGGCAAAAGAACTGTTTATGATCGAGTTAGAGGAAAAGCTGATGGGGGCGCTGGGAACCAAGGTTACCCTAAACCACGGAAGGAAGTCGGGCAGGATCGAAATAGAATACTATGATGATGACGATCTGGAACGGCTTATTGACTTGATTGTAGGCTAA
- a CDS encoding ParA family protein codes for MGKVIAIFNQKGGVGKTTTSINLAAGLGKLGKKVLLIDIDPQGNSSSGLGIDKNDAEVIIYDILSNEASIVEGIYDTSAENVKIIPSNNQLAGLEIELARKEGWETVLKDIIGEIKGEFDFIFIDCPPSLGILSVIGLIASDSVIIPIQCEYYALEGVSQLFQTIELVKKSYNSGLEVEGVVLSMFDGRTNLSIQVVEEVKAFFKGKVYTSIIPRNVRLAEAPSYGLSIMDYDNKSKGADSYMELAEEFLFLQD; via the coding sequence ATGGGAAAAGTAATAGCTATCTTTAATCAAAAGGGCGGTGTAGGAAAAACTACAACCAGTATCAACCTTGCTGCGGGTCTGGGAAAACTGGGGAAGAAAGTACTTCTTATAGACATTGACCCTCAGGGTAATTCATCCAGTGGATTGGGGATCGACAAAAACGATGCGGAAGTCATCATATACGATATCCTTAGTAATGAAGCTTCAATAGTAGAGGGAATTTATGATACTTCAGCAGAGAATGTGAAGATCATACCATCCAACAATCAGTTAGCAGGGCTAGAGATAGAGCTTGCAAGAAAGGAAGGATGGGAGACTGTACTTAAGGATATAATCGGTGAAATTAAGGGAGAGTTTGATTTCATATTTATCGATTGTCCTCCGTCTCTTGGAATATTAAGTGTTATAGGCTTGATTGCTTCGGATAGCGTCATAATACCGATACAATGCGAATATTATGCACTTGAAGGAGTCAGCCAGCTGTTCCAGACTATCGAACTAGTTAAAAAGAGCTACAACTCAGGCCTGGAGGTAGAAGGTGTGGTACTGAGCATGTTTGATGGAAGGACCAATCTGTCCATTCAGGTTGTTGAGGAGGTAAAGGCTTTTTTCAAAGGGAAGGTTTATACCAGCATTATTCCCAGAAATGTAAGACTTGCTGAAGCTCCATCTTATGGATTGTCTATTATGGACTATGACAATAAATCCAAAGGCGCTGACAGCTATATGGAGTTAGCAGAGGAATTTTTATTCCTTCAGGATTGA
- the rsmG gene encoding 16S rRNA (guanine(527)-N(7))-methyltransferase RsmG, whose protein sequence is MAGIEVLRRTAGEMGIGLSEENFKEFLKYKEMILEWNKRINLTTITDNDEMDIKHFADSLSPTLTGVFDGSKKIIDIGTGAGFPGIPLKIWNPELQVTLMDSLNKRISFLNLVIAELGLNGITAIHGRAEELALNPEYRETFDICISRAVASLDTLSEYCLPFVKPGGWFIAMKGPSAMDEVKLAGKAISTLGGSVEDVIEVMFPETDIEHTLVMIKKLTKTSPKYPRGGGKPRKSPIK, encoded by the coding sequence GTGGCAGGCATCGAAGTGTTGAGACGCACAGCCGGTGAAATGGGGATAGGATTAAGCGAAGAAAATTTCAAAGAATTCCTGAAGTACAAGGAAATGATACTTGAATGGAATAAAAGGATAAACCTTACTACTATAACTGACAACGATGAGATGGATATCAAGCATTTTGCTGACAGCCTCTCCCCTACGCTGACAGGGGTATTTGATGGCAGTAAGAAAATAATCGACATAGGGACAGGCGCAGGTTTTCCGGGAATCCCACTTAAGATTTGGAACCCGGAGCTTCAGGTTACTCTTATGGACAGTCTCAACAAGAGGATCAGTTTCTTAAACCTTGTAATTGCAGAGCTTGGTCTAAATGGAATAACTGCAATTCACGGACGAGCTGAAGAATTAGCTTTGAATCCTGAGTACAGGGAGACCTTCGATATTTGCATATCAAGAGCGGTAGCCTCTCTTGATACACTGAGTGAGTACTGTTTACCCTTTGTTAAACCGGGAGGCTGGTTTATTGCTATGAAAGGTCCATCCGCAATGGATGAGGTCAAGCTTGCAGGAAAGGCAATATCAACTTTGGGAGGATCAGTTGAGGATGTCATAGAGGTTATGTTCCCTGAGACAGACATAGAGCACACCCTGGTAATGATAAAGAAATTGACAAAGACATCTCCAAAGTATCCCAGAGGCGGAGGAAAGCCAAGAAAATCACCAATTAAGTAG